Within the Planctomycetota bacterium genome, the region CTGCTGGTGCGGCGGATTTTTTGGAGCCGGCTGTTCGAGCGGTTCCTTTGGAAAAGCTGTGGGCCGGTCAACACAGTACTGATTCTTGTCGGCGTGATGAGCGCCGTGGCCCGTCGCGCTGTGCCGCGCGCGGCGCTGGCCTGGGGCATAACAGGGCTGGCCTATTACATCGCGCTCGGGCCGAAATCGTGGAACCACGAGTACTACGAACTGATGTTGCTGCCCGGCGCTGCCCTGTGGGCTGCGGTTGGCTGGCGATTTGTCTGGAGTGAAGGACTAGCCTGGTCGTGGACTAGCACGTTGGCTGAGCGTTGGCCTCGCGCGCTACGGCCGAGAGCTTGGCACGGCGCGGTGGCGCTGGTCGTGCTGGCCGCGGTGCAGTCGCCGCTGGTTTCGGACAAGCGCTGGGAGCAAGAGGCGGGCTTCGTGATTGTCGGCGGCAAGCTCGAACAGCTTTGTTCGCCCCAGGGCAGGGTGTTGGCCGGCCCGACGACGCCGCAACCGATCGTCCATTACGCCCATCGCCAAGGTTGGACTTGGCACGAGTCGTTCGGCGCCGATTGGCAATGGGAACTCGACCATTATCGCCAGCGCGGGGCCGAAGTGATGGCCATCTATTTTGATCACAAGCACACGGCGGCGCAGCGGGCGGAATACGCGCCGCTGATTGCCAACTTGCCGCTGATCGAACACGCGCAAGGCCCCTGGGGCAAAGGGGGCCGGCCGTGCGAGTATTACATTCTTTCACTACGCAACGCGCCCGGCGAACTCGAATCGCCATCAGCCGATTCCACGACGCGCGCTGCGCAATCTGGCCTGGGTGCTACCGCCGCCGAGTTGGGGCGATTAAGGTAGTGGACTAGCTGGCCGCGTGGCCATGCGCGTCGGTTTTCTTTGTTGTTTCCGCGATTGAGACTGTCCTCGGTGGCGGTCCATCTTGCTCTATGCCCTTGATTCTCGTTACCGGCGCCACTGGTTTGGTGGGCAACAACGTGGTGCGGCTGCTGGCCGAGCGCGGCGACCAGGTGCGCGTGCTGCAGCGCGCCAACAGCCCGACCAAGCCGTTGGCCGGGTTGCCGGTCGAATCGGTCCCTGGCGACATCACCGACGCGGCTTCGGTCGAGCGGGCGATGGCCGGCGTGAACGGGGTCGTCCATGCAGCAGGTTATGTTCACGTCGGCTGGACCAATCTTGGCCTGCATCGCGCGATCAATGTTGAGGGAACTAGGAACGTCGCCAGCGCGGCTCGTGCCGCCGGAGTGCGGATGGTCCACGTTTCGAGCGTTGACGCGTTGGGCCTGCGCAGCCGCGAGCACCCGGCCGACGAGAGCACCCCTCCCGATCCGCGCAATCAAGTCCCCTATGCCCTGACTAAGCGTGAAGCGGAAGCTGTCGTGCTCGAAGAGGTTGATCACGGGCTCGACGCGGTGATCGTCAATCCGGTGTTCATGCTCGGCCCCTGGGATTGGAAGCCGTCGAGCGGACGCATGTTGCTGGCCGTGGCCCAGCAGCGGCCGCTGTTCACTCCGCGCGGCGGCAACGATTTTTGCGACGTGCGCGACGTGGCCGCGGGCATTCTGACGGCTAGCGAGCGCGGCCGGCGTGGCGAGCGTTACATCCTGGGTGGCGAGGCGATGTCGTACTTTGAAGCCTGGTCGATGTTTGCCGACGTTGTCGGCGTGAGGCGGCCAATTCGCGCGGTGCGTCCCTTTGTCTTGAAGTCGATCGGGCGCGTTGGCGATCTGATCGGCAAGCTGAAGGGACGGGAACTCGACGTGAACTCGGCGGCGACGCTGATGGCAACCTGGCCGCATCATTACACGTATGCCAAGGCAGCGGCCGAGTTGGGATATCGGCCGCGCCCCGCGCGCCAAGCGGCCAAAGCGGCGTGGCAGTGGTTCCAGGAGCACGGCTACGCACCGAAGCGGAGTTAGTTCTCGGCCGCTCCCTCTAATTGCTAGCAGCCGATTGCTGATCGCCAGTCTGCACCATTCTGCGCAGCTTCACGTCCGGTCGTAACGATCGCGGAGAATGCGAAGAATCGCTGTAGTTTAACGGCGGTTCCCCTCGATATATCGTCTGATGAGTCGACATTTTAGGCGATCAGGCGACCGTGCAATGCTATCGCGACCCGCTGTCGTGACGATGGTGCTGCTGGTACTCACGACCGGCTGTGCTACGAGTCTACACCGGCATCACGGTCGTCGCGGCAACAGCACGGGCGCGATGACCGCCGAAGCGCCGGCGGCGGTTGCCGAGCGCGGCAAGGTCCAGGTCGTCACTCACGCCGAAGAGGCCGCGCCAGTGGGGCGGGCGGCCGCCTACGTCGAGTTGAGCGCCGCCGAGTGTCAGCGGTTGGCGATCATGCACGCACCGCTGGGCTATAGCCTGATGACCGAGCGTGCGGCGCTGCGCCAGTCGCTGGGAGCGAAGCTCCATCATGCCGCCAGAGCGCGGGCCGAGGCGCTCAAGTACGCTGTCTTGGAATCGCAGAATCGCGCGGCCGGTGAAGCCTTGACGCTGTATTTCGACTTGGCCGAGGCCGAAGCCAAGTTCGACCTGGCCAACGAAAGCGTAACGCAACTGCAACATGCCATCGACCAAGTCGCCCAGTTGCGACAACGCGGCGCCGACGTGCCGGCCGCGTTGAATGAATTTGAACCGCAGTTGATCGCCGCCCAAGCGCAACGCGCGGCGCTCGACACGAAGATCGCGACGCTGAATCGCCAGCTCCGGGTGAAGCTCGGCGCGTCGTGCCACGACGCCGACTCCCGTTATTGGCCGATCACGGCGCTGGAACAGCCACGGGAAGTCTTCGACACCGACGCCGAGGTGGCCATCGGCTTGGGAAGCCGCGCCGAACTGGCCGGCATGTGCTATCTGATTAGCCATCTCGACGCGCACACGTTGTCGGTGGCTCGCGACTACTTGGGGGCGCTGCATCCCATGTCGCGTGGGGAGGG harbors:
- a CDS encoding glycosyltransferase family 39 protein, translating into MNADSSNNTEFLLPWLRRICVALVLLSVAWRAYHYDAPVVDGFWDKQIAVANKSRVMAGPPFQWLEGGFDFLSYEGESRPLAEEVPLYHVLTAVGYRWFGDRQDWFARGLSSLGSVVALVAFFALVRREMGRNFAWLATVALGWSPMFLFYGRSVLPDVWMMACALAAAAAYRRYFDDSCARWLWLATGLGLLSASFKYYGLIVLLPMAEMIVRFDGWRGLFRPRFWLPAVGMTLPIVVWLALAFIDRDNPARGGLYFIFQEPSLLVRRIFWSRLFERFLWKSCGPVNTVLILVGVMSAVARRAVPRAALAWGITGLAYYIALGPKSWNHEYYELMLLPGAALWAAVGWRFVWSEGLAWSWTSTLAERWPRALRPRAWHGAVALVVLAAVQSPLVSDKRWEQEAGFVIVGGKLEQLCSPQGRVLAGPTTPQPIVHYAHRQGWTWHESFGADWQWELDHYRQRGAEVMAIYFDHKHTAAQRAEYAPLIANLPLIEHAQGPWGKGGRPCEYYILSLRNAPGELESPSADSTTRAAQSGLGATAAELGRLR
- a CDS encoding NAD-dependent epimerase/dehydratase family protein, which produces MPLILVTGATGLVGNNVVRLLAERGDQVRVLQRANSPTKPLAGLPVESVPGDITDAASVERAMAGVNGVVHAAGYVHVGWTNLGLHRAINVEGTRNVASAARAAGVRMVHVSSVDALGLRSREHPADESTPPDPRNQVPYALTKREAEAVVLEEVDHGLDAVIVNPVFMLGPWDWKPSSGRMLLAVAQQRPLFTPRGGNDFCDVRDVAAGILTASERGRRGERYILGGEAMSYFEAWSMFADVVGVRRPIRAVRPFVLKSIGRVGDLIGKLKGRELDVNSAATLMATWPHHYTYAKAAAELGYRPRPARQAAKAAWQWFQEHGYAPKRS
- a CDS encoding TolC family protein gives rise to the protein MLSRPAVVTMVLLVLTTGCATSLHRHHGRRGNSTGAMTAEAPAAVAERGKVQVVTHAEEAAPVGRAAAYVELSAAECQRLAIMHAPLGYSLMTERAALRQSLGAKLHHAARARAEALKYAVLESQNRAAGEALTLYFDLAEAEAKFDLANESVTQLQHAIDQVAQLRQRGADVPAALNEFEPQLIAAQAQRAALDTKIATLNRQLRVKLGASCHDADSRYWPITALEQPREVFDTDAEVAIGLGSRAELAGMCYLISHLDAHTLSVARDYLGALHPMSRGEGAKSHHLLLKLLICPVLHRDLDLAAQQLRESLGRRQMQISEEIRGAVELYQGAQSQVVFAVQAEQQAARHASIADEQQKIDRATFGDVDQARLKHLESRAKVVEAVAGAIKALVQVKQSTGVLGCEVLFPAAESVEAGQGQPSAEAPLPDVSMNVQDWPLPPPPTTEHETATSTSDQESKSQPAADAQAATDDKPAELMTRRVFFSDRMMR